One part of the Peromyscus eremicus chromosome 18, PerEre_H2_v1, whole genome shotgun sequence genome encodes these proteins:
- the Ascl1 gene encoding achaete-scute homolog 1 gives MESSGKMESGAGQQPQPPQPFLPPAACFFATAAAAAAAAAAAQSAQQQQQQQQPQPQPQPQPQQAPQLSPVADGQPSGGGHKSAAKQVKRQRSSSPELMRCKRRLNFSGFGYSLPQQQPAAVARRNERERNRVKLVNLGFATLREHVPNGAANKKMSKVETLRSAVEYIRALQQLLDEHDAVSAAFQAGVLSPTISPNYSNDMNSMAGSPVSSYSSDEGSYDPLSPEEQELLDFTNWF, from the coding sequence ATGGAGAGCTCTGGCAAGATGGAGAGCGGAGCCGGCCAGCAGCCGCAGCCCCCGCAGCCCTTCCTGCCGCCTGCAGCCTGCTTCTTTGctacggcggcggcggcggcggccgcagcagcagcagcgcagagcgcgcagcagcagcagcagcagcagcagccgcagccgcagccgcagccgcagccgcagcaggCGCCGCAGCTGAGCCCGGTGGCCGACGGCCAGCCCTCAGGGGGCGGTCACAAGTCAGCGGCCAAGCAGGTCAAGCGCCAGCGCTCGTCCTCTCCGGAACTGATGCGCTGTAAACGCCGACTCAACTTCAGCGGGTTCGGCTACAGCCTGCCGCAGCAGCAGCCGGCCGCCGTGGCGCGCCGCAACGAGCGCGAGCGTAACCGGGTCAAGTTGGTCAACCTGGGCTTTGCTACCCTCCGGGAGCACGTGCCCAACGGCGCGGCCAACAAGAAGATGAGCAAGGTGGAAACGCTGCGCTCGGCCGTCGAGTACATCCGCGCTCTGCAGCAGCTGCTGGACGAACACGACGCGGTGAGCGCCGCCTTCCAGGCGGGCGTCCTGTCGCCCACCATCTCCCCCAACTACTCCAACGACATGAACTCTATGGCGGGTTCTCCGGTCTCGTCCTACTCCTCCGACGAGGGATCCTACGACCCTCTCAGCCCAGAGGAACAGGAGCTGCTGGACTTCACCAACTGGTTCTGA